The following are encoded together in the Pieris napi chromosome 17, ilPieNapi1.2, whole genome shotgun sequence genome:
- the LOC125057872 gene encoding protein PTCD3 homolog, mitochondrial: MYSTIPIQRQWARLAHVCRALSSLEGHKLPVGGKSIDGISPPLRISRSPTDILQALAATVGVDPTAPHYKYHDDPFLIPQSNYRKRAYALSAEAGRKAATWIRDEQAHLFTTREWDPPMKMKTPYFNADPHIDAFTPRPIYNDESKVTEEDLLYTINNALIEDAIKVYQLLGASEGVNDELKMSLLQLLCFYNEKEPIGAEWLEERWFAAATRERQAATWKLGGLADKIFASMDPKTPEAYCTLIQGMAKYYQAERAHAFAQEAIEKGVPLSTGVYNSLLSCVGFLKEGTALRIDALKGLLVEMNEQGISPNADTLTACLRSISAWGGGQILQTFALQVLAEFKALNIEPSLSAYYYILCLFCKERGQRIDILTSILTDLENRECLEPSDAMDTHFFITAIGVCSDHLQDINLAERVHALLMKGDNYKLVGDAYKESIYYRHLVTVTCRHAPFEKTAQLLDMLIPNIYVPEPSVMEEIIKTLEVAGAGDRLAEVWSQLVVFGLAKRIKIVEQLLNALCQCYSYQEDEIKEKIRNAAADMLKFGQLIQEQNENRRTPTQQLSATALANIIDLCADVNDKDDPSWEVVGEALGRLRSEQAVGVPDKPEILASVAKKAANIGKPGIAATALTYLAECGFEEATKACVETLGVMLNRPAEEVQTLLQEPRSALEASLHPSALVIAEAFHLAKTGAPMDSSSSESDSDSSDSD, encoded by the exons gTACCATGATGACCCTTTCCTTATACCTCAATCCAATTATCGAAAGCGAGCATATGCACTATCTGCTGAGGCAGGACGTAAGGCTGCCACCTGGATAAGGGATGAACAAGCCCATTTATTTACTACTCGAGAATGGGATCCCCCAATGAAAATGAAGACTCCATATTTCAATGCCGACCCACATATTGATGCATTTACTCCAAGACCAATTTATAATGATGAAAGCAAG GTCACTGAAGAAGATCTTTTATACACAATAAACAATGCCCTTATAGAAGATGCTATAAAAGTGTACCAACTCTTAGGAGCATCAGAGGGAGTTAATGATGAATTGAAAATGTCTCTGCttcaattattatgtttttataatgaaaaagaaCCTATTGGGGCTGAATGGTTGGAGGAAAGGTGGTTTGCTGCGGCAACAAGGGAACGACAAGCTGCCACATGGAA GTTAGGTGGGCTTGCCGATAAGATCTTTGCTTCAATGGATCCGAAAACACCTGAAGCTTATTGCACTCTTATTCAAGGAATGGCAAAATATTAtcag gctGAGCGTGCGCATGCTTTCGCTCAAGAGGCGATAGAAAAAGGTGTTCCCTTGTCTACCGGAGTTTATAATTCCCTCCTCAGCTGTGTCGGTTTTCTTAAAGAAGGCACGGCCTTGCGTATTGACGCGTTAAAGGGACTTCTAGTTGAAATGAATGAACAG GGCATCTCACCAAACGCAGACACGTTAACGGCGTGCCTTCGTTCAATATCGGCTTGGGGTGGTGGACAGATATTGCAAACGTTTgcattacaagttttggcagAATTCAAAGCTTTGAACATTGAGCCGAGCCTCTCCGCCTATTACTACATCTTGTGTTTATTTTGCAAAGAAC GTGGACAGCGCATAGACATATTGACATCTATATTGACTGATTTAGAAAATAGAGAATGTTTAGAGCCATCAGATGCTATGGATACACATTTCTTCATCACAGCTATCGGAGTGTGTAGTGACCATTTAcag GATATAAACCTTGCCGAGCGTGTACACGCATTACTAATGAAGGGTGATAACTACAAGTTGGTAGGAGACGCTTATAAAGAAAGCATTTATTATAGGCATTTGGTCACGGTAACATgcag ACACGCCCCATTCGAGAAAACGGCACAGTTGTTGGACATGTTAATACCAAACATATATGTACCTGAGCCATCTGTTATGGAAGAG ataatAAAGACATTGGAAGTAGCTGGGGCTGGTGATAGACTCGCCGAAGTTTGGTCCCAACTTGTCGTATTTGGTCTCGcgaaaagaattaaaattgttGAACAATTACTGAATGCACTCTGCCAATGCTATTCTTACCAAG aagatgaaattaaagagaaaatcCGAAATGCCGCAGCCGATATGCTTAAGTTTGGACAATTGATTCAAGAACAGAATGAAAATAGAAGGACACCTACACAaca GTTATCAGCAACAGCTTTAGCGAATATAATAGATTTGTGTGCGGACGTGAACGATAAAGATGACCCCAGCTGGGAGGTTGTTGGAGAGGCTTTGGGAAGGCTTCGATCCGAGCAGGCTGTGGGCGTACCGGATAAACCTGAAATATTGGCGTCGGTCGCGAAAAAGGCCGCTAACATCGGAAAACCGGGTATTGCAGct ACTGCACTAACCTACCTTGCTGAGTGCGGTTTCGAAGAAGCAACGAAAGCATGTGTGGAGACACTTGGAGTTATGTTGAATAGACCAGCTGAGGAAGTCCAGACGTTACTCCAGGAGCCGAGATCTGCCCTTGAAGCTTCATTGCACCCGTCGGCACTTGTCATCGCAGAAGCTTTTCATTT GGCAAAAACCGGTGCACCCATGGATTCCTCGAGTTCGGAGAGTGATAGCGATTCTTCGGACAGTGATTAG